Proteins co-encoded in one Arachis hypogaea cultivar Tifrunner chromosome 11, arahy.Tifrunner.gnm2.J5K5, whole genome shotgun sequence genomic window:
- the LOC112720019 gene encoding uncharacterized protein, with protein MGGLKVVTPCLQWSLPHYSPSSSPSSCSQTLASAISSPSYVYSYASSKRRSFNPSLSCRFVHPCTLFKTTSFLHRSRSLDFHNHLFSTNTRTPIRRSCSASLDSFSDEEFAKKIEDLTLGFQLNEDDSDSDGTSSPTSSSNFVNGQSIPEPPWMVSGGGEEIIIPANIERKANSVELPFSLRIIKKKLQWKEGFREAGESACCSVKKAFSSMVFIIRELHSYTLQMRETLCYQDLQGILERVQTEMHASFVWLFQQVFSHTPTLMVYVMILLANFTVHSMGHNAAVMAAVNPPTLTMEMEEEESVSDNQSGFDSSAVKTFTVSSSNGKKTTSVGGGNGGGGKFRPAANGTDGEGRSDRSDRHQGTVFPDGLTSSQSQVYRTGESNNNNNNNAESSSVEEEEEELWSSMVEEASRMEDVNRDSMKQFVSPVKAKMESDDYAEYLRTELVYQTGLSKEPNNSLLLSNYAQFLYLVAHDYDRAEEYFKKAIGVEPRDPEAFNKYATFLWKVKNDLWAAEETYLEAISAEPSNSFYAADYAHFLWNTGGEDTCYPLSSDASQEL; from the exons ATGGGAGGATTGAAGGTTGTTACTCCCTGTTTGCAATGGTCATTACCTCATTAttccccttcttcttctccttcctcttGTTCTCAAACCCTAGCTTCTGCGATTTCATCCCCTTCTTATGTATATTCCTATGCTTCGTCAAAACGACGCAGTTTCAATCCTTCCCTATCGTGCCGATTCGTCCACCCTTGCACACTCTTCAAAACCACGTCGTTTCTCCACAGGTCTCGATCCTTAGATTTTCACAATCACCTCTTCTCGACCAACACCAGAACACCGATCAGAAGATCCTGTAGCGCGAGCTTAGATTCCTTCTCCGACGAGGAATTCGCTAAGAAGATCGAAGACTTGACCCTCGGGTTTCAGCTCAACGAAGACGATTCAGATTCGGACGGCACTTCTTCTCCAACCTCGTCCTCGAATTTCGTGAATGGGCAGAGCATCCCGGAGCCGCCGTGGATGGTGTCCGGCGGTGGAGAGGAGATAATCATTCCGGCGAACATAGAGCGGAAAGCGAACAGCGTGGAGCTTCCGTTCTCATTGAGGATCATCAAGAAGAAGCTCCAATGGAAGGAAGGTTTTAGGGAGGCAGGTGAATCCGCGTGCTGTTCGGTGAAGAAAGCGTTCTCTTCTATGGTGTTCATCATTCGAGAGCTCCATAGCTACACCCTCCAGATGAGAGAGACTCTCTGCTACCAAGACCTACAAGGAATCCTCGAGAGGGTACAAACGGAAATGCACGCTTCCTTCGTTTGGCTCTTCCAGCAAGTGTTCTCACACACCCCTACTCTCATGGTTTATGTCATGATCTTGCTCGCCAATTTCACCGTTCATTCCATGGGACACAACGCCGCCGTCATGGCCGCCGTGAATCCACCTACGCTGACCATGGAGATGGAAGAAGAGGAGTCTGTCAGTGATAATCAGAGCGGATTTGATTCCTCTGCGGTAAAGACATTCACCGTGTCATCATCTAACGGGAAGAAAACGACTTCCGTTGGTGGCGGAAACGGTGGCGGAGGGAAATTCCGACCAGCGGCGAACGGAACCGACGGGGAAGGCCGGTCTGACCGGTCGGACCGGCACCAGGGAACGGTTTTCCCTGACGGTTTGACGTCGTCGCAGTCTCAGGTTTACAGAACAGGGGAgagcaataacaataataataataatgcggAGTCTTCGTCagtggaggaggaagaagaggagctgTGGAGTTCGATGGTGGAGGAAGCTTCTAGAATGGAGGATGTGAATCGTGACTCGATGAAACAGTTCGTTTCGCCCGTAAAAGCCAAGATGGAGAGTGATGACTATGCTGAGTATCTGAGAACGGAGTTGGTTTACCAAACGGGCTTGTCTAAGGAACCAAACAACTCTCTTCTTCTCTCAAACTATGCTCAGTTCCTCTACCTCGTTGCACATGATTACGACAG AGCGGAAGAATACTTCAAGAAGGCAATAGGGGTTGAACCTCGTGACCCAGAGGCATTTAATAAGTACGCAACGTTTCTATGGAAAGTGAAGAATGATTTGTGGGCTGCAGAAGAGACTTATTTGGAAGCAATTTCAGCTGAGCCTTCAAACTCTTTCTATGCCGCTGATTATGCTCATTTCCTATGGAACACTGGTGGGGAAGACACTTGTTACCCTTTGTCATCTGATGCCTCCCAAGAACTTTAA
- the LOC112720871 gene encoding uncharacterized protein, with translation MEQDHRRLDSKVIAQHIFAMVKADPTISIRFLQGGVESNFGYKASYRKGTWVQLVTQLWPGSTDTVMFHRVFWTFSPCVEAFKHCKSLIFIDGTHLYGKYGGTLLMAIAQYDNANILPLLRHVTPQPGVLVISDRHKSIDGALNAKGSLWKPPHAFQAFCTRHIVANFITYFKNKELKKIMINAAYSKSQREFAHYFCRLRGENVAITNWLEEMSRLQWVQYADEGRRFSHMTTNIFEFINAVMKGSRNLPITALVKSSYFHLGELFGRKGSEALAQLQVGAEFSQTFMKAIEFNSKHVNTMNVYQFDLSRINFTVEELAAVPGSRQQNYQVLLDEGKCDCGYFQALHLPCRHVFAACSHARLDWKRFVHPVYRMESVFNVYRSEF, from the exons ATGGAACAAGACCATCGTAGGTTGGATTCGAAGGTGATTGCCCAACACATTTTCGCAATGGTTAAAGCAGATCCAACAATCAGCATCAGGTTTCTGCAAGGAGGTGTGGAGAGTAACTTCGGTTACAAGGCGTCCTATAGAAAAG GTACTTGGGTACAACTTGTGACACAGCTTTGGCCTGGTTCAACCGACACTGTCATGTTTCATCGGGTTTTTTGGACGTTTTCACCGTGTGTTGAggctttcaagcattgcaagtCACTTATTTTCATCGATGGCACCCACTTATATGGTAAATATGGTGGGACGTTGCTAATGGCCATTGCTCAATATGACAATGCAAACATTTTGCCATTGTTGAGG CATGTGACACCACAACCCGGCGTCTTAGTGATTTCAGACAGACACAAATCAATTGATGGTGCGCTGAATGCTAAGGGAAGTTTATGGAAACCACCTCATGCCTTCCAAGCCTTTTGTACAAGACACATCGTTGCAAACTTCATTACTTACTTCAAAAACAAGGAGTTGAAGAAGATTATGATTAACGCAGCGTATTCGAAGTCGCAGCGTGAGTTCGCTCATTATTTTTGCCGTTTGAGGGGCGAAAATGTAGCAATCACAAATTGGCTTGAAGAAATGTCTCGGTTACAGTGGGTGCAGTATGCAGATGAAGGTCGTCGATTTAGTCACATGACGACAAATATCTTCGAGTTCATTAACGCTGTCATGAAAGGTTCTCGTAATTTGCCAATCACGGCTCTTGTTAAGTCAAGTTATTTCCATTTGGGTGAACTTTTTGGCAGGAAGGGTTCAGAGGCCCTTGCCCAACTTCAAGTCGGTGCTGAATTCTCACAGACGTTTATGAAGGCCATTGAATTCAACTCGAAGCACGTCAACACTATGAATGTTTACCAGTTTGATCTGTCGAGGATTAACTTCACGGTTGAAGAGTTAGCAGCCGTGCCTGGGTCCAGACAACAGAATTACCAAGTGCTACTTGATGAGGGTAAATGTGACTGTGGGTATTTTCAGGCTCTTCATCTTCCTTGCCGTCACGTCTTTGCAGCTTGCTCTCATGCAAGACTAGATTGGAAGCGGTTTGTACATCCTGTGTATCGCATGGAGTCGGTCTTTAATGTTTATAGATCAGAATTTTGA